The proteins below come from a single Rosa rugosa chromosome 2, drRosRugo1.1, whole genome shotgun sequence genomic window:
- the LOC133730146 gene encoding protease Do-like 1, chloroplastic, with amino-acid sequence MVASSLISTNFLFSSPPRSPIRKLTIVSLHKIPTPSSSHVKPHKRSLLPCRPLCPPCLNKLLLTTKNPFSFAFDSLLILCTSLALSLSLLVADVDSASAFVVTPQRKLQTDELATVRLFQENTPSVVYITNLAARQDAFTLDVFEVPQGSGSGFVWDKGGNIVTNYHVIRGASDLRVTLADQSTFDAKVVGFDQDKDVAVLHVDAPKDKLRPIPIGVSADLLVGQKVFAIGNPFGLDHTLTTGVISGLRREISSAATGRPIQDVIQTDAAINPGNSGGPLLDSAGSLIGINTAIYSPSGASSGVGFSIPVDTVNGIVDQLVKFGKVTRPILGIKFAPDQSVEQLGVSGVLVLDAPANGPAGKAGLLPTKRDSYGRLILGDIITSVNGKKVTNGSDLYRILDQCHVGDKVIVEVLRGDQKEKIPVVLEPKADES; translated from the exons ATGGTTGCTTCTTCCCTGATCTCCACAAActtcctcttctcttctcctcCTCGCTCCCCAATCCGAAAGCTCACCATTGTTTCCCTCCACAAAATCCCAACCCCGTCTTCTTCACATGTCAAACCCCACAAACGCTCTCTGCTTCCCTGCAGACCCTTGTGCCCTCCATGTCTCAACAAGCTTCTCCTCACCACCAAGAATCCATTCTCGTTTGCCTTCGACTCCTTGCTCATTCTCTGCACTTCTCTAGCTCTGTCCCTGTCCCTGCTCGTCGCCGACGTCGACTCGGCCTCTGCTTTTGTGGTCACGCCGCAGAGGAAGCTGCAGACGGATGAGCTGGCTACGGTGCGGCTGTTCCAGGAGAACACTCCCTCTGTGGTTTACATCACCAATCTCGCCGCCAG GCAGGATGCGTTTACTTTGGACGTGTTTGAGGTGCCGCAGGGGTCTGGGTCGGGGTTTGTGTGGGATAAAGGTGGGAACATTGTCACCAATTACCACGTGATTCGCGGCGCTTCTGATCTCAG GGTCACTCTTGCTGATCAGTCAACTTTCGATGCAAAAGTTGTTGGATTTGACCAAGACAAAGATGTTGCGGTTTTACATGTTGATGCACCCAAAGACAAACTTAGGCCTATACCAATTGGTGTCTCTGCAGACTTGCTAGTTGGCCAGAAAGTGTTTGCTATCGGCAATCCT TTTGGGCTTGACCATACCCTTACTACTGGTGTTATCAG TGGACTACGCAGAGAAATCAGTTCTGCTGCAACTGGTCGTCCAATCCAAGATGTTATACAGACAGATGCTGCCATTAACCCCGGTAATAGTGGGGGGCCACTTCTAGACAGTGCAGGGAGCCTTATCGGGATAAATACCGCAATATATTCTCCATCGGGTGCATCATCCGGTGTTGGGTTTTCTATTCCAGTTGATACT GTAAATGGCATCGTTGACCAGTTGGTCAAATTCGGGAAGGTCACCAGACCTATTTTAGGAATTAAATTTGCACCCGATCAATCTGTTGAACAGTTGGGGGTCAGTGGAGTACTTGTCCTAGATGCACCGGCAAATGGTCCAGCTGGAAAAGCG GGATTGCTACCAACAAAGCGTGATTCCTATGGCAGACTCATATTGGGTGACATTATAACTTCTGTGAATGGAAAAAAAGTCACCAATGGCAGCGACCTGTATAGAATTCTTGACCAATGTCACGTGGGTGATAAG GTGATTGTAGAGGTGTTGCGTGGTGATCAGAAAGAGAAAATCCCTGTTGTACTTGAACCGAAGGCTGACGAGTCGTGA